The Myotis daubentonii chromosome 21, mMyoDau2.1, whole genome shotgun sequence genome window below encodes:
- the HYKK gene encoding hydroxylysine kinase — translation MSSGDDRQSQALAKPALSKAQACAVVESEFGFQVSEIQPLPSYDDQNFRVRVSRPGDAAGGPTEYVLKISNTESSKSPDLIEVQSHVAMFLYEAGFPTASVCRTRDGGVTSLVSVDSGSQTKSHLVRLLTYLPGRPVAEVPVGPRLLYEIGRLAATLDKTLEEFHHPKLRCLRREDFIWNLRNVPLLEKYLSALGQDRNREIVEEVIRLFKDEVTPKLSHFRECVNHGDLNDHNILVESGEPASGDAAFRVSGILDFDDMSCGYYVFEVAIAIMYMMIESRDPMGVGGHVLAGFESVIPLTPAERGALFLLVCGRFCQSLVMAAHSCRLHPENAEYLMITAKTGWKHLQQMFAMGRRAVEDLWFGTARSYGSGVPV, via the exons ATGTCAAGTGGAGATGACCGGCAGTCGCAGGCTCTGGCCAAACCCGCGCTCAGCAAGGCGCAGGCCTGTGCCGTGGTGGAGTCCGAGTTCGGGTTCCAGGTGTCCGAGATCCAGCCACTCCCGAGCTACGACGACCAGAACTTCCGCGTGCGCGTCTCAAGGCCCGGGGACGCTGCGGGTGGCCCGACGGAGTACGTCCTCAAAATCAGCAACACCGAGTCCAGCAAGAGCCCCGACCTGATCGAGGTGCAGAGTCACGTCGCCATGTTCCTGTACGAGGCGGGGTTCCCTACGGCCTCTGTGTGTCGCACCCGAGACGGCGGCGTCACCTCGCTCGTGTCCGTGG ACAGCGGTTCCCAAACCAAGAGCCACTTGGTGAGGCTGCTGACGTACCTCCCAGGGCGGCCCGTCGCGGAGGTGCCTGTCGGCCCCCGGCTGCTGTATGAGATCGGGAGGCTGGCCGCCACCTTGGATAAGACGCTGGAG GAGTTCCATCACCCAAAGTTAAGATGTCTTCGCCGGGAGGACTTCATCTGGAACCTGAGAAACGTCCCTCTTCTGGAGAAATACCTGAGCGCCTTGGGCCAGGATCGGAACCGGGAGATTGTGGAAGAGGTCATCCGGCTCTTCAAGGACGAAGTCACGCCCAAGTTAAGTCATTTCCGAGAGT GTGTCAATCACGGCGACCTCAACGACCACAACATTTTAGTGGAGTCCGGCGAGCCCGCCTCCGGGGATGCCGCCTTTCGCGTGTCCGGGATCTTGGACTTTGACGACATGAGCTGTGGCTACTACGTGTTTGAGGTGGCGATCGCCATCATGTACATGATGATTGAGAGCCGGGACCCGATGGGGGTCGGCGGCCACGTCCTCGCGGGGTTCGAGAGCGTCATCCCGCTGACGCCGGCGGAGCGGGGCGCCCTGTTCCTGCTGGTGTGCGGGCGTTTCTGCCAGTCGCTGGTCATGGCCGCGCACTCCTGCCGGCTGCACCCGGAGAACGCCGAGTACCTCATGATCACGGCGAAGACGGGGTGGAAGCACCTGCAGCAGATGTTTGCCATGGGCCGGAGAGCGGTCGAAGACCTCTGGTTCGGCACGGCCAGGTCCTACGGGTCCGGGGTCCCCGTGTGA